The following are from one region of the Prionailurus bengalensis isolate Pbe53 chromosome A2, Fcat_Pben_1.1_paternal_pri, whole genome shotgun sequence genome:
- the LOC122488665 gene encoding olfactory receptor 2Z1-like — protein MVESNQSVTSDFTLMGLLSHSGPHLVLFSLVAVIFTMGLLGNAILLFLIHTDSRLHTPMYFLLSQLSLLDVGFLLVTIPKMAANFLQGEGSISFGGCAAQMFFLMLMGVSEGVLLSLMSYDRYVAVCHPLHYPVLMRRQVCLLMVGTSWLSGVLVASIQTSITLHFPYCASHTVDHFFCELPALLKLSCADTSAYELSLSISGVLILLLPLSLITTSYSHVLRAVLCMHSAETRHKAFTTCSSHITVVGLFYGAAMFMYMVPGTYHSPQQDNVVSLFYSLVTPTFNPLIYSLRNREVRMALVKVLGRTGFMSKR, from the coding sequence ATGGTGGAATCAAATCAGTCAGTGACCTCAGACTTCACTCTCATGGGGCTCTTGAGCCACTCGGGGCCACATCTGGTCCTATTCTCCCTTGTGGCTGTCATATTCACTATGGGCCTTCTGGGAAATGCCATCCTGCTCTTCCTGATCCacacagactccaggctccacacaCCCATGTACTTCCTGCTCAGTCAACTCTCCTTATTGGATGTTGGCTTTCTACTGGTCACCATCCCCAAGATGGCAGCCAACTTCCTGCAGGGAGAGGGTTCCATCTCCTTTGGGGGTTGTGCAGCTCAGATGTTCTTCCTGATGCTGATGGGTGTCTCTGAGGGTGTCCTGCTATCCCTCATGTCTTATGACCGCTATGTTGCCGTGTGCCACCCCCTGCATTATCCTGTACTCATGAGACGTCAAGTCTGCCTGCTCATGGTGGGCACCTCCTGGTTGTCAGGTGTGCTCGTGGCCTCCATCCAGACCTCCATCACCCTGCACTTCCCCTACTGTGCCTCACACACTGTGGATCACTTCTTCTGTGAGCTACCGGCTCTGCTGAAGCTCTCTTGTGCAGACACCTCTGCTTATGAGTTGTCGCTGTCCATCTCAGGAGTGCTGATCTTGCTTCTGCCCCTGTCACTCATCACCACCTCCTACAGCCATGTGTTGAGGGCCGTTCTCTGCATGCACTCAGCAGAGACCCGACACAAGGCCTTCACCACCTGCTCCTCTCACATCACTGTTGTGGGGCTCTTTTATGGGGCAGCCATGTTCATGTACATGGTTCCAGGCACCTACCACAGCCCACAGCAGGACAATGTGGTCTCCCTCTTCTATAGCCTTGTCACCCCCACATTCAACCCCCTCATCTATAGCCTGAGAAACAGAGAGGTTCGAATGGCTTTGGTCAAGGTTCTTGGAAGAACTGGCTTTATGTCAAAGAGATGA